The sequence GTTTTCTTATGTATTTGATCAATATTGTTATACTCTCAGGAGTTAATGAAGTCTTATTTTTGCAGTTTAGTACTCACGACGTCGTCGTTTTAAAACTCAACAAGGCTGATGTAGGTTCTCCTGCTCTTGGACAAGGTGTTGTTTATAGATTAAAGGTAATTCTTAAGTCTCTGATTCAATTTATGGAAAGAAAATTGCCCATGCTGTTAGCTACAGGTGATCATAGCATTGGACACAACTTTGACTTGCTGGTTTGATACTAACAGGACTCATCAATAACTGTTGCTTTTGATGACATACCTGAAGATGGTTTAAACAGTCCCCTAAGGCTGGAAAAAGTTGCAAATGAGGTATGCTGATAAGTTCACCTTGTTATCTCTTCTTATCTAGAATGCCTTTGCAGATTGGTTATAAATAGTAGCATTGCTAGACTGGCATTTTGTTTTCCATGATGTGTTGTAACACTCAATTGGTGTTTACTAATGTCAATCAGAAAAAAAATAGTTATTCATCTATGTTTGTTAGTTACCATgtgaatttttaatatattttagttaagGTTTCCATAAAATATATGAATGGGACAATATATGAAAATTTTGCTCTTCTTTTTTAGTTAATCATTATCTGGTGTAAGCACACACTTTATCACTTTGCTTAAAACTTTTCTACTTTTttctattgaaaaatattttatctgTTCTTCATCTCATTTTCTTGCTTCTGAGTTCTTGTATGCTGTAAATATTCATTACTCATGCCTCATGCAGGTGACATATCGCAGGATGAAAGATGCATTAGTACAGTTGAGTAAAGGAGTGCATAAGGGTCCAGCTGCTGATCTAATTCCGGTCTTATTTGGGGAGAGGTCGCCAACAATGTCCAAGAAGGATGTTTCCTTCACTCCTTTTAATACCAAACTTGATCACTCTCAGGTGCATAACCTATTTTCTTGTatggcttttttttttaaataacttattcatgactcttctgcactttctgtaaattattttcattcaatgtattatttaatttttgttggtGCATGCCTTTGTAGTTATAATAAAGCACGTGTATTTACTAGTTATAGCTATCTAATGCCTATTGCTATCGATAGATCGATCCTCTTCCTCTTGAATGCCCAATGGGTTAGGGACTTAGTTGCAAAAATGTTTTCAACTTAAGAACACTAACACTCAGTACTATAGTAGTATGTGTAGAACAAATACAATCAAGAACGACGTAATTGGATTTATTTTGCTAATTAATCATTTGAGTGAAGAAGCCTTCCCATTTAATAATAATGGTTTTTCTGTGGTATTTCATCATTTTAGCTTTGCATATCCGCCTTGTGATCACAaacttatgtattttaatttctgGTTTTTATCTGCAAAGAAAGGTGCAATTTCAAAAGCCCTATCTTCGAAGAATGTGTTTTTGCTACATGGACCTCCTGGAACTGGGAAAACTACAACAGTGGTGGAAATTATATTACAAGAAGTTAAACGTGGATCAAAGATTCTTGCTTGTGCTGCCTCAAACATTGCTGTTGATAACATTGTTGAGCGGCTAGTTCCACATAGGTATAGTTATTTATCCTTTTGGCATTACAATAGTCGGTATCAATCTAATTGGAGTCTAGCACTAACAGCTTTTACATGACAACATTGATTGATGAAATTATGTATAAAACAGGGTGAGAGTAGGTCATCCTGCACGCTTATTGCCTCAAGTACTGGACAGTGCACTGGATGCTCAGGTACATTATGATGACTTGTTATCCCTCTTTCTTCTATAATACCACTCTACAAAAAGAAGAATTGATTATAAACAAGAAGAATTCACGAAGAGAAGAGATGTACATAAGAACAATAATGGGTTCTTGTAGGGCTACAAAATAGAAGCAAATAATCATCTTTAGAGTCACTCTTCGAATCCTCCTCCTAAAATATTAACTGATGAATTGGTATCATGGTATTCTTTTGGTATTTATGCTTCAGTATAATCGACTTTTATATcctttgttctttaatttcttgttaggtACTACGAGGAGATAATAGTGGCCTTGCAAATGACATTCGAAAAGAAATGAAGGTAAAGTCTTAGAGTAGAAGTTAAAGAACTGATTTATTATCATTTGCCAAAGTTAATGGTGATCATCTAGCTGACACTCAAAAGAACCTCTTTTTTTCATTCAGATTTCATAATTGATGACACTATCAACTTCGTGTATCATAACTAGATATAATTACAACAACCAACCCTGAAGAGAAAGCTATGAATGGAAAAGATAATATATATGAATATAATTTTGCACTAAATATGATGTGTTTCTTTCAGGCATTGAATGGAAAGCTATTGAAAACCAAAGACAAAAGTACAAGGAGAGACATACAAAGGGAACTTAGGACTCTATCCAAGGAAGAGCGCAAAAGGCAGCAGCTTGCTGTAACAGACGTACTTAAAACTGCAGATGTAATATTGACTACTCTGATTGGGGCCTATTCTAAGAAACTCGACAATATGTCATTTGATTTGGTAATTATTGATGAAGCTGCTCAAGCACTTGAAATTGCATGTTGGATTCCTCTGTTGAAGGTAATGTTCATTGGCATTTGAACTATATTTTGATGTTGTTCTCAACATTAAATATTTCTTTGAACTGCAGAAAACTAATGCTTGTCTCTAAACATAGACCTGATCAGCATTAAAATACAGTTTTATAATCATACAAGCCTAATGTCATCTTGACTATACTGAATTAAATGGAGTTCAATGTTTTAGGGCTCAAGATGTATCCTCGCAGGGGACCATCTTCAACTTCCTCCAACCATTCAAAGTGTTGAAGCTGAGAAGAAAGGTTTAGGAAGAACCCTCTTTGAACGACTTGCAGAAATATATGGAGACGAGGTCACATCTATGCTTACAGTCCAGTACCGTATGAATGAACTCATCATGGATTGGTCTTCTAAAGAACTTTACAACAGCAAGGTGCTCCTTATCGTCTTCATATCGGATCActattctaaatattttattaacTCTTCATGCAATGTTATTCTGTGATGACAGATCGAGGCTCATGCTAGTGTTGCTGCACATACGCTACATGATCTTGACAATGTGAAGAAGACATCATCAACtgaaccaactcttcttctcatagACATTGCTGGGTATGTGGGACTATTTCATATATTGAAAAATTTATGTCCTTAGAACTGCTTGATTAGCCGGAATATGTGGAACAAAGACATGACATTCTCTTGTTAATGAAACTTTGCATACCaacattctaatttttttttttaaattttgaatgatCTATACTAAGTGATTGGTAGAAACAGTTTTCGCTAGCCAGTCAAGAATTTCAATATTTGAAAAAATTGCATCACTAAAGCATGGAACAATCATTATATTTCATAATTTACATAGATTTCCTGGGAATTTACATAAGCCTGCAAAGTTGTTACAAATTCAAACGGTGTGTAATCAGTTGCTTGTATTGATGAAATTCAGATGTGATatggaagaaaagaaagatgAAGAAGATAGCACTCTTAATGAAGGTGAAGCTGAGGTTGCTATCGTTCATGCCAAGAGACTCGTTCAAAGTGGTGTGCCTCCTTCTGATATTGGAATTATTACCCCATATGCTGCCCAGGTATGAGATTTTTTTGCGTGAAACATTGATACAAATGTTAAACAGCGTGTTTCATGTGCTAGTGTTTTTCTAACTTGTAGTAACCATTATGGCAGGTTGTTTTGCTCAAGATGTTGAGAAACAATGAGAATCAGCTGAAGGATGTCGAAATCTCAACAGTTGATGGGTTTCAGGgaagggagaaggaagccatTATTATATCCATGGTCCGATCCAACTCAAAAAAGGAGGTATTTGTAACAAGGCTGCTATTTCCTTCTATATAGTATTTGGTTGACAAATTTTCTTGGCATAAAGTATAAGAGAAGAAACTTGGGATTTATGTTTCAGGTGGGCTTTCTGAGTGATCGCCGGCGTATGAATGTGGCTGTGACACGGGCACGAAGGCAATGCTGTCTTGTCTGCGACACCGAGACAGTCAGTAGTGATGCATTTCTGAAGCGGTTGATAGAGTATTTTGAAGAGCATGGCGAGTATCAGAGTGCATCCGAATACCAGAACGAGTAGGCTGAATTCTCAAGGTTAATGTTGCTATTGCTGCTGTCTTCAGAACTATTGGTTGTTTTGATGATGTTGCTAGTAGATCTATGAAGGTTTTCTCAATCCAAGTCATGTATGAACTTTCCCAGAAACTCATACTTCCAGAATATTAAGTTTTGTTACAATAATTATTATGCTAAGCATGGTCAAGTTGCTGATTTTGACTCGATTGGTGAATTTGACAGGGAGTGTAAGACAAAAGCAAGGGTTAACATGAATTGTCAAAAAGCTGCTAATTAATGTGTCTGATGAATGGAAAATGGGAGAGTCAAGGTGCAATTTTTGgataaatctttcatctctactTTTCATACACATTACAGTGTTAATGCTTATATAGGTTGGTCATTTCCCAAAGCTTGAGCAATTATAGGAGATAAAACACTAGAGACTTGTCAGAATTCTTgcatattatttattttcataaatcaTTCATACTACTGTTATGCTTGTCTTATTTTATGTGATTTTGTTTTTTCTTCTGACTTATAACCTATCTAGTGAGTTGTTGAACTTGATATACCGATAATCGTCGTTTTCCTCTGTGAACTACTTTGCCAGAGCAAAACATAAGATTGAAAGAACAATGTTAGAACTTAACACTCCCAAAAATGCTAAAAGTAAGTCAACTCATAATATTACTACTTGTAGACTGATATTATTATTTAGTTATCTCTATTATCATAAGCTTCTTAGTTCTTTCACACACTGGTAGTCTTCTATTCTAAGCTACTTCCTACTCTTACATTGCTACCAACAGATTGAAACTCAGCAAGCATAAGACAAAACAGGAATAGACTGGAGAGTAGCAGTAGAACCAAAACCATCCTATCTATGCTTAGGCCGATATGCTAAGTACTCGCTTATCTAACTAGATCTCGACGCTATAAAGGatagagtagttctctttttcgaAAGCCAGGTAAGTTTCTTAGAAGTTCCAGATGGAAGAATAGAAATCGAGCTCATAATTTGTTTCATGTGCTTCCAACTGGGTGGATTCAGCTTCTGGAAAATCTGCAATTCCATGCATGCCAATCAGTTCCTCCCAGTTAACACTGTTGTCAGAAAACAGGCCTAGTTGAGCATAGTCATCGCACGATGCAGCTTCAGGCACTGTCGAACTCCCCGAACTATCGGTTCTTTCTTCCTGTATTTCTGCTTTCAGTATACCCATCTGCTGAAGAAACTCATGAAGGTCTATCTGTGGCTTCTCGTGAAGATCTCCAAGCATCGCCTCTGATGATGCTCGAGTGTTTTTCTCCTCTGGAGGATCTTCTTCTGCATCAACTTTGC is a genomic window of Arachis ipaensis cultivar K30076 chromosome B06, Araip1.1, whole genome shotgun sequence containing:
- the LOC107645455 gene encoding DNA-binding protein SMUBP-2; translation: MEKGATKKKSSPLSLQQFITITTPLLDLEKEAEISSSIATGASRNLDTAQKRGSTILNLKCVDVQTGLMGKSLIEFQSTKGDVLPAHKFSTHDVVVLKLNKADVGSPALGQGVVYRLKDSSITVAFDDIPEDGLNSPLRLEKVANEVTYRRMKDALVQLSKGVHKGPAADLIPVLFGERSPTMSKKDVSFTPFNTKLDHSQKGAISKALSSKNVFLLHGPPGTGKTTTVVEIILQEVKRGSKILACAASNIAVDNIVERLVPHRVRVGHPARLLPQVLDSALDAQVLRGDNSGLANDIRKEMKALNGKLLKTKDKSTRRDIQRELRTLSKEERKRQQLAVTDVLKTADVILTTLIGAYSKKLDNMSFDLVIIDEAAQALEIACWIPLLKGSRCILAGDHLQLPPTIQSVEAEKKGLGRTLFERLAEIYGDEVTSMLTVQYRMNELIMDWSSKELYNSKIEAHASVAAHTLHDLDNVKKTSSTEPTLLLIDIAGCDMEEKKDEEDSTLNEGEAEVAIVHAKRLVQSGVPPSDIGIITPYAAQVVLLKMLRNNENQLKDVEISTVDGFQGREKEAIIISMVRSNSKKEVGFLSDRRRMNVAVTRARRQCCLVCDTETVSSDAFLKRLIEYFEEHGEYQSASEYQNE